DNA sequence from the Atribacteraceae bacterium genome:
GAAAAGCAACCCGGTTATCCAATTTTCAGGAAAGGTTGCTTTTTCCCACCCCCCACTCGATAAAGACCGCGGAACGCCAATTCCGCGGGTCCTCTTCATTTTTCAGGGTCTCAATAGGCAAACCGAACTATTTTGCCGACTTTGCGATGATCAATCAATAATAAAGGTAGGATAAAGGTAGGCGGATCCCGCGTAAACATGTGTTGAGATTGCTGAAACCAAAGACGGCAAGAGGCCAGCTTCAACCTCATCAAAATGGTTTTTTCAGTGTTTTTTTGGGTATACCCCTGGGCGTTCTATGCAAATAATAGCATGATAAGAGGAGGCCCGTTCCCACCAGGATGGCGAATAACCCCAGGGACGGGGAGAGAACCAGGGCTCCGGAGAGGGGGTATTTGATTGAAAGCCAACTGAAAATGAGGACCAGGACTCCGTTTATGACCTGGAACAGGCGCCCCGGGTTGGAAATGCTCTGTGAAAAATCAAAGGCGGCGAGCAGGGTGAACGCTCCACTGACTAAAAGCCAGATACCGAAACTCCAGATGATGGTCAAAAACGCGACACCGGGCCGGAAAAAAACCAGAAATCCGGTTATCAGGTTGATCACTCCTTCTGTGAGGTAAAACCAGCGCCGGAACGATGGTCGGGAAGCGAGCATGAGAAACATGATCCCGTTGAACAGGAGGACCAATCCGAGGAAAATCAGCGGGACGATCGCGGTTAAACCCGGACTGACCAAAGTCAGAATTCCGAAAAGTAGAATCAGCACCCCCTTGAAGACCAGGGCCATCCAATCACTGGACAGGATCGTTCGTTCGTACATGTTTTTCCTCCTCTCCTCTGTAAATAGAAAAGATGCCGCCGGCTGCGCCGAGGAGGAGGGGGACTCCCCAGTAACAACCTTTGGCCGAGAAGCCGCCGGAGGCGATATACCAACCGCTCCCGAAGGCGCATGGG
Encoded proteins:
- a CDS encoding DUF308 domain-containing protein, with amino-acid sequence MYERTILSSDWMALVFKGVLILLFGILTLVSPGLTAIVPLIFLGLVLLFNGIMFLMLASRPSFRRWFYLTEGVINLITGFLVFFRPGVAFLTIIWSFGIWLLVSGAFTLLAAFDFSQSISNPGRLFQVINGVLVLIFSWLSIKYPLSGALVLSPSLGLFAILVGTGLLLSCYYLHRTPRGIPKKTLKKPF